The following proteins come from a genomic window of Streptomyces sp. Sge12:
- a CDS encoding acyl-CoA carboxylase subunit beta: MTVADVGVRVAELGAIKESAGLGPSPSASEAQHARGKLTVRERLDLLFDPGTFREIEQLRRHRATGFGLEDRRPHTDGVVTGWGKVGGRRVFVYAHDFRIFGGSLGEAHAQKIHKVMDLALAAGAPLVSLSDGAGARIQEGVTALAGYGGIFRRNVAASGVIPQISVMLGPCAGGAAYSPALTDYVFMVRDIAQMYVTGPDVVQAVTGERISHNDLGGAQVHSSVSGASAFLYDTEEECLEEVRHLLSLLPSNNREMPPSVAGGDPAHRRTGALSHLVPADPARSYDMRAVIEEIIDDGDLFEVHAHWATNIICGLARLDGHVVGVVANQPASLAGVLDINASEKAARFVQTCDAFSIPLVTLVDVPGFLPGSGQEHGGVIRHGAKLLYAYCAATVPRVQVILRKAYGGAYIVMDSRSIGADLSFAWPTNEIAVMGAEGAANVVFRREIAASDDPDAARAQRVKQYRQELMHPYYAAERGLVDDVIDPAATRQVLADALEMLRAKHVPLPERKHGNPPF, encoded by the coding sequence ATGACAGTTGCCGATGTCGGTGTCCGAGTGGCCGAACTAGGAGCGATCAAGGAGTCCGCCGGGCTGGGCCCGTCGCCGAGCGCCTCCGAGGCGCAGCACGCCCGCGGCAAGCTGACCGTGCGCGAGCGCCTCGACCTGCTCTTCGACCCCGGCACCTTCCGTGAGATCGAGCAGTTGCGCCGGCACCGGGCCACCGGGTTCGGCCTGGAGGACCGCCGGCCGCACACCGACGGCGTGGTGACCGGCTGGGGAAAGGTCGGCGGCCGCCGGGTGTTCGTGTACGCGCACGACTTCCGGATCTTCGGCGGCTCCCTCGGCGAGGCGCACGCCCAGAAGATCCACAAGGTGATGGACCTGGCGCTGGCCGCGGGCGCGCCGCTGGTGTCGCTCAGCGACGGGGCGGGGGCCCGGATCCAGGAGGGGGTCACCGCGCTCGCCGGCTACGGCGGCATCTTCCGCCGCAACGTGGCCGCGTCCGGGGTGATCCCGCAGATCAGCGTGATGCTGGGGCCGTGCGCGGGCGGGGCGGCGTACTCCCCCGCGCTGACCGACTACGTGTTCATGGTGCGCGACATCGCGCAGATGTACGTCACCGGACCCGACGTGGTGCAGGCCGTGACCGGCGAGCGGATCAGCCACAACGACCTCGGGGGCGCGCAGGTCCACTCTTCGGTCTCCGGTGCGAGCGCCTTCCTGTACGACACCGAGGAGGAGTGCCTGGAGGAGGTACGGCACCTGCTGTCGCTGCTGCCCTCCAACAACCGGGAGATGCCGCCCTCGGTGGCCGGCGGGGATCCGGCCCACCGGCGGACCGGGGCGCTGTCCCACCTGGTGCCGGCCGACCCGGCCCGCTCGTACGACATGCGCGCCGTGATCGAGGAGATCATCGACGACGGTGACCTGTTCGAGGTCCACGCGCACTGGGCGACCAACATCATCTGTGGACTGGCCCGGCTGGACGGCCACGTGGTGGGCGTCGTGGCCAACCAGCCCGCCTCCCTGGCCGGGGTGCTGGACATCAACGCCTCGGAGAAGGCCGCCCGGTTCGTGCAGACCTGCGACGCCTTCAGCATTCCGCTGGTGACCCTCGTGGACGTACCGGGGTTCCTGCCCGGCAGCGGCCAGGAGCACGGCGGGGTCATCCGGCACGGGGCGAAACTGCTGTACGCGTACTGCGCGGCCACCGTGCCCCGGGTGCAGGTGATCCTGCGCAAGGCCTACGGCGGTGCCTACATCGTCATGGACTCCCGCTCGATCGGCGCGGACCTGTCCTTCGCCTGGCCCACCAACGAGATCGCCGTCATGGGCGCCGAGGGCGCGGCCAATGTCGTCTTCCGCCGGGAGATCGCCGCCTCGGACGATCCGGACGCGGCGCGCGCGCAGCGCGTCAAGCAGTACCGGCAGGAACTCATGCACCCCTACTACGCGGCCGAGCGCGGCCTCGTCGACGACGTCATCGACCCGGCCGCGACCCGGCAGGTACTGGCGGACGCCCTCGAGATGCTGCGCGCGAAGCACGTGCCGCTGCCCGAACGCAAGCACGGCAACCCGCCGTTCTGA
- a CDS encoding thioesterase II family protein: MTRTTLTPAAPRTTGDWLRRFHPAEDAPVRLFCFPHAGGSASYYFPMSRALSPDADVLAVQYPGRQDRRHEACIDDLRELADRVVAELRPWCDRPVALFGHSLGASLAFEVALRLQEAGDPAPVALFASGRRAPSHHRENQLVHLAPDDRLLAEIKALSGTDPAVLADDELLRSVLPAIRGDYKAAETYRYRPGPALACPITVLTGDIDPAVTAEEAAGWADHTGGPFALHRFAGGHFYLNQHGSEVIDLIRQQLA, from the coding sequence ATGACCCGTACGACCCTGACCCCTGCCGCCCCGCGGACGACCGGCGACTGGCTGCGCCGCTTCCACCCCGCCGAGGACGCCCCCGTCCGGCTGTTCTGCTTCCCGCACGCGGGCGGCTCGGCCAGCTACTACTTCCCGATGTCCCGGGCCCTGTCCCCGGACGCCGACGTACTGGCCGTGCAGTACCCGGGCCGCCAGGACCGCCGCCACGAGGCCTGCATCGACGACCTGCGGGAGCTCGCCGACCGCGTCGTCGCCGAGCTGCGGCCCTGGTGCGACCGGCCGGTGGCCCTGTTCGGGCACAGCCTGGGCGCCTCCCTGGCCTTCGAGGTGGCGCTGCGGCTCCAGGAGGCCGGTGACCCGGCGCCGGTGGCGCTGTTCGCCTCGGGCCGGCGGGCCCCCTCGCACCACCGCGAGAACCAGCTGGTCCACCTCGCCCCCGACGACCGGCTGCTGGCCGAGATCAAGGCGTTGAGCGGCACGGACCCGGCGGTGCTGGCCGACGACGAGCTGCTGCGCTCGGTCCTCCCCGCGATCCGCGGCGACTACAAGGCCGCGGAAACCTACCGCTACCGCCCGGGGCCCGCCCTGGCCTGCCCGATCACGGTGCTCACCGGGGACATCGATCCCGCGGTGACGGCCGAGGAGGCCGCGGGCTGGGCCGACCACACCGGCGGACCGTTCGCCCTGCACCGCTTCGCCGGCGGCCACTTCTATCTCAACCAGCACGGCTCCGAGGTGATCGACCTGATCCGGCAGCAGCTCGCCTGA
- a CDS encoding ion transporter, translated as MTHPKPAGRGRMKLAARCRVATEAPAFGMVVFCAILFNAALMGVETYSGLAEEYRLVLQGAENCCLALFTLEMLLRVGACADRPKAFFRDPWNLFDLAVVASAFIPLVRENTTLLRLLRLARVLRTARFLPHLRILLIAVGRSLPGTASFLFVGALVLYVYAMVGWVCFAESDPGHYGSVGRAMLTLFLLTTLDGLTDAVRAGLQISRLSIIYYASYALLASFVLVNVLIGVVLNSLDEAREMEDEANRAPAPDTDPDVRARIATARRALDEIEASLPLAVERPERQLEASHTGA; from the coding sequence ATGACACACCCGAAGCCGGCCGGACGTGGTCGGATGAAGCTGGCAGCCCGATGCCGGGTGGCCACGGAGGCCCCCGCCTTCGGGATGGTCGTCTTCTGCGCGATCCTGTTCAACGCCGCGCTGATGGGGGTGGAGACGTACAGCGGGCTCGCCGAGGAGTACCGGCTCGTGCTCCAGGGCGCGGAGAACTGCTGCCTGGCCCTGTTCACCCTGGAGATGCTGCTGCGCGTGGGCGCCTGCGCCGACCGGCCGAAAGCATTCTTCCGCGACCCGTGGAACCTCTTCGACCTCGCGGTCGTGGCCTCCGCCTTCATCCCGCTCGTCCGCGAGAACACCACCCTCCTGCGGCTCCTGCGCCTCGCCCGCGTCCTGCGCACCGCCCGCTTCCTGCCGCACCTGCGCATCCTGCTGATCGCCGTCGGCCGCAGTCTGCCGGGCACCGCCAGCTTCCTGTTCGTCGGCGCACTGGTGCTGTACGTGTACGCCATGGTCGGCTGGGTCTGCTTCGCGGAGTCCGACCCCGGGCACTACGGCTCGGTGGGCCGCGCCATGCTCACGCTCTTCCTGCTGACCACGCTCGACGGGCTGACCGACGCGGTCCGCGCGGGACTGCAGATCTCCCGGCTGAGCATCATCTACTACGCCTCGTACGCGCTGCTCGCCTCCTTCGTCCTGGTGAACGTACTCATCGGCGTCGTCCTCAACTCCCTGGACGAGGCCCGCGAGATGGAGGACGAGGCGAACCGCGCCCCGGCACCGGACACGGACCCCGACGTCCGGGCCCGGATCGCCACGGCCCGGCGGGCCCTGGACGAGATCGAGGCGAGCCTCCCGCTGGCCGTGGAGCGTCCGGAGCGGCAGCTGGAGGCCTCGCACACCGGGGCCTGA